Proteins encoded in a region of the Armatimonadota bacterium genome:
- a CDS encoding TolC family protein: MIGLWTVPFALVGSQDVLTKDEAIRIAMERAFSLRISEVQVRKSRQQESQARGAFGPNITLQGNYTRIDGSSFSTGGSGGSGSFDSKTASVSVSETIDVSGTIRRALRAAEFNRMAAEAGLGAEANALKLKVRRSYDDVLLSKALVEVQNDAVRASKERLDKARVRFENGAVPRFDVLRFENELRKSEQAVVQAQGNVKTSKQSLNSSLSRPIETEFEPVPVDSLPALPSDLTGLVVLAVKNRDEVRQSGYIVTALTEAAYAQEAGNKPQLVLQATHSRNLDPPAGSRDNGTTSSAVISFPIFDSGRTRHIVEQALSDRDIAKIQFEQLLLSIALEVRSAHTQADTAKQAYDVAVDSERLATEALRLAEIRYNEGAGILIDVIQAQADLTAARGNVQTAKYGYLNAYAALQKAVGRDDLNAVEGT; the protein is encoded by the coding sequence GTGATCGGGCTTTGGACGGTCCCGTTCGCCCTGGTCGGGTCGCAAGACGTGCTGACCAAGGACGAAGCTATACGGATCGCCATGGAGCGGGCGTTCAGCCTTCGCATTTCTGAAGTCCAGGTCCGGAAGAGCCGGCAACAAGAAAGCCAGGCAAGAGGCGCCTTTGGCCCCAACATCACCCTTCAAGGCAACTACACGCGCATCGACGGCTCGTCGTTCTCGACCGGAGGGTCGGGGGGGTCCGGATCGTTCGACTCCAAGACCGCGAGTGTTTCGGTGTCCGAAACGATCGACGTTTCGGGCACGATCCGCAGGGCGCTGAGAGCGGCGGAGTTCAACCGGATGGCTGCCGAAGCCGGGCTCGGCGCAGAGGCCAACGCCCTCAAACTGAAGGTCCGCCGGTCCTATGACGACGTGCTCCTTTCCAAAGCCCTCGTCGAAGTCCAGAACGACGCGGTCCGCGCGTCGAAGGAGCGCCTCGACAAGGCACGGGTACGGTTCGAAAACGGAGCCGTGCCTCGGTTCGACGTGCTCCGTTTCGAGAACGAGCTTCGGAAGTCCGAACAAGCGGTCGTCCAGGCTCAGGGCAACGTCAAGACGTCGAAACAGTCGCTCAACAGCTCCCTTTCCCGACCGATCGAGACCGAGTTCGAACCCGTCCCCGTCGACAGCTTGCCCGCACTGCCCTCCGATCTCACCGGACTCGTCGTTTTGGCCGTCAAGAACCGGGACGAAGTGCGCCAAAGCGGATATATCGTGACGGCGTTGACCGAAGCCGCCTACGCCCAGGAGGCGGGCAACAAGCCGCAACTCGTCCTCCAGGCGACCCACTCCCGGAACTTGGACCCGCCCGCCGGCTCGAGGGACAACGGCACGACCAGCTCCGCCGTGATCTCGTTCCCGATCTTCGACTCCGGCCGCACCCGGCACATCGTCGAACAAGCGCTCAGCGACCGGGACATCGCCAAGATCCAGTTCGAGCAGCTCTTACTTTCGATCGCCCTGGAAGTCCGTTCCGCCCATACCCAAGCGGACACCGCGAAGCAAGCCTATGACGTGGCCGTCGACAGCGAACGGCTCGCGACCGAGGCTTTGCGCCTTGCGGAGATTCGGTACAACGAGGGCGCCGGGATCCTCATCGACGTCATTCAAGCCCAAGCCGATCTGACCGCCGCACGAGGCAACGTCCAGACGGCGAAATACGGTTACCTGAACGCCTACGCCGCTTTGCAGAAAGCGGTCGGAAGGGACGACTTGAACGCAGTGGAAGGCACATGA
- a CDS encoding efflux RND transporter periplasmic adaptor subunit produces MKLWTPILLAAVCAAGCVDRAAQSQAKKTQDLLADRTQAVDVASARTADLTETLQVTGSFTASQESSVGPAVAGRLVTVYVRDGDSVQAGQAIAQQETQDLMTRLRQARSQADAARAALQQAQSDARTGPTKSSASVRAAQARLAQARAQYQKARNGARSEERTQAEWTVKRTKSDLDTAKANLDRQQRLFAEGAVAKTEVEAAENRYANAMAAYEGALQSLSITQSATRPEDLQAALNEVRAAEESVRLAQADKGNDIVFSQRVEGARANLNSALELVSLAQKALSDATIRSPFTGRVSGKPVQAGTFVAPGASIATIVGRSGLYFVADVPESKIALIAPGSEVSLKVDALRGAVLRGSVIAVDPVASGQGRLFSVRVTLLESLDKVKPGMFAKGTIDLGRRTGVTVVPHESIIRDGENTYLFTVVGDAAKRVDVKTGLESGPVTEVTGVSPGDKVVISGQTTLVDGAKVRIESGKKGA; encoded by the coding sequence ATGAAACTCTGGACACCCATTCTGTTGGCGGCCGTTTGCGCGGCCGGTTGCGTCGACCGGGCCGCCCAGTCGCAGGCCAAGAAGACACAAGACCTGCTCGCCGACCGGACGCAGGCCGTGGACGTCGCGTCGGCAAGGACCGCCGATTTGACCGAGACCCTTCAGGTCACGGGCAGCTTTACGGCGAGCCAAGAATCCTCCGTCGGCCCGGCCGTGGCCGGACGGCTCGTCACGGTCTACGTGCGCGACGGTGACAGTGTCCAGGCGGGTCAAGCCATCGCCCAGCAGGAGACGCAAGACCTGATGACCAGGCTCCGGCAAGCACGGTCTCAAGCCGATGCCGCCCGCGCCGCGCTTCAACAAGCCCAGAGCGACGCCAGGACCGGGCCGACCAAATCGTCGGCCAGCGTCCGCGCCGCACAAGCGCGCCTTGCCCAGGCCCGCGCCCAATATCAGAAGGCGCGGAACGGGGCCAGGAGCGAAGAGCGGACTCAAGCCGAATGGACCGTCAAGCGGACCAAGTCCGACCTCGATACGGCCAAAGCCAACCTCGACCGCCAACAACGTCTCTTCGCCGAAGGAGCGGTCGCCAAGACCGAAGTCGAAGCGGCCGAAAACCGCTACGCGAACGCGATGGCGGCCTATGAGGGCGCACTCCAGAGTCTGAGCATCACGCAATCGGCGACAAGGCCCGAGGACTTGCAGGCCGCGCTGAACGAGGTCCGGGCCGCTGAAGAGTCCGTCCGGCTGGCCCAAGCGGACAAAGGGAACGACATCGTCTTCTCGCAACGGGTCGAAGGCGCCCGCGCGAACCTGAACTCTGCGCTCGAGCTGGTCAGCCTCGCACAAAAGGCGTTGAGCGACGCCACTATCCGGTCTCCGTTCACCGGAAGGGTCTCCGGCAAGCCTGTGCAGGCCGGCACCTTCGTCGCTCCGGGGGCTTCGATCGCCACGATCGTAGGCCGGTCCGGGCTTTATTTCGTCGCCGACGTCCCGGAGTCCAAGATCGCGCTGATCGCCCCCGGTTCCGAAGTCTCGCTCAAAGTCGACGCCTTGCGAGGGGCCGTCTTGAGGGGTAGCGTCATCGCCGTCGACCCCGTCGCCAGTGGCCAAGGGCGGCTCTTCAGCGTCCGGGTCACCCTGCTCGAATCGCTGGACAAGGTCAAACCTGGGATGTTCGCTAAAGGGACGATCGATCTCGGACGTCGGACGGGCGTGACCGTCGTCCCCCACGAATCGATCATCCGCGACGGAGAGAACACGTACCTGTTCACGGTGGTCGGCGATGCGGCGAAGCGCGTCGACGTGAAAACAGGGCTGGAAAGCGGTCCGGTGACCGAGGTCACGGGCGTCTCGCCGGGCGACAAAGTCGTCATATCGGGGCAGACGACCCTCGTCGACGGAGCAAAGGTCCGGATCGAGTCCGGGAAGAAAGGAGCCTGA
- a CDS encoding AbrB/MazE/SpoVT family DNA-binding domain-containing protein yields MQICGGGRLDVDKCFYGAVTVGERGQIVIPAEARGQLGIKPGDKILILRHPVYEGLVMTKLEAFSGFVDEFQQTLEKVKQMAGEE; encoded by the coding sequence ATGCAGATTTGTGGAGGTGGCCGATTGGACGTCGACAAGTGTTTTTACGGTGCTGTCACCGTCGGTGAACGCGGACAGATCGTGATCCCGGCAGAAGCCCGGGGACAACTGGGCATAAAGCCAGGGGATAAGATCCTGATCCTTCGCCACCCCGTATACGAGGGACTCGTGATGACCAAGCTCGAAGCGTTCAGCGGGTTCGTCGACGAGTTCCAGCAGACATTGGAGAAAGTGAAGCAGATGGCAGGTGAAGAGTGA
- a CDS encoding sensor domain-containing diguanylate cyclase yields the protein MTPHRPNDLEQALERLGLRPEGSVRSGTGGFPGRLKLSDGSTCTVGFVEPPMLSFLDVKRVGLATISADSQAAQKWGLAATCPHLQGDPLADPRMSNLLRNAFAGATGSLHLEGYRYFVGPVPERPGHAMVLVLDAKEEAEAKRLAQVSGRMADALKSIGKVLTTHQTLQPLAVAAAHAIAASTEMAAVLLWARPSEDGAMELVASVGANRVGTTSVAKIDVEHGMSCAAEICAARREPLFVPDVHDNPMTAGLEARFCHLPPGGLMVLPLTIGHRLIGLLELVSREGDVNFAKSEDLFKTVAEHLALALSSALMFEHVERQASFDPLTGIANHRAMQEFLHRRILEAQRSRSTIGVIMLDVDHFRLFNETEGHDAGDKVLKMVANALNRCVRPYDLAARYGGEEFTVIMPGANAEVATAVAERVRQEIQRIDFISASGERRQVTASFGCAIYPDNAADSASILKAADSALYEAKARSRNATVLYGGTFVQKRSTDGPTVVDDAREAVPIAFREQCEAFLDRCRPYIGHAVSQLGLPASQSHTLQAAALLWPYWATPDGAAGLSRAGGGLVAVASVLKWIDERYDGRGKDGVQGASIPVLTRILSVIRALVSHDHKASGDDEGRYDPMILAVLSEADLAA from the coding sequence TTGACTCCGCACCGACCCAACGACCTGGAACAGGCCCTCGAGCGGCTTGGACTTCGTCCGGAGGGATCCGTCCGGTCAGGGACCGGCGGATTTCCGGGGCGTCTGAAGCTGTCTGACGGGTCAACGTGCACGGTCGGGTTCGTCGAACCTCCGATGCTGTCCTTTTTGGACGTCAAGCGTGTAGGCCTTGCGACCATTTCGGCCGACAGTCAGGCGGCCCAGAAGTGGGGACTGGCCGCCACGTGCCCGCACCTCCAAGGAGACCCGTTGGCCGACCCGCGGATGTCCAACCTGCTGCGGAACGCTTTCGCGGGGGCGACGGGATCGCTGCACCTTGAGGGTTACCGGTATTTCGTCGGGCCTGTCCCCGAACGTCCGGGACACGCCATGGTGCTCGTCCTCGATGCCAAAGAGGAAGCGGAAGCGAAGCGACTGGCCCAGGTCAGTGGACGAATGGCCGATGCTTTGAAGTCGATCGGCAAGGTTCTGACCACCCATCAAACGCTCCAGCCGCTGGCCGTCGCGGCGGCCCATGCGATCGCGGCCTCGACCGAGATGGCCGCAGTGCTTTTGTGGGCCAGGCCGTCCGAAGACGGGGCCATGGAACTCGTGGCCAGTGTCGGCGCCAACCGGGTCGGAACGACTTCGGTCGCCAAGATCGACGTCGAGCACGGTATGAGTTGCGCGGCCGAGATCTGTGCGGCCCGGCGCGAGCCCCTTTTCGTCCCGGACGTCCATGACAACCCGATGACGGCGGGCCTCGAAGCCCGATTCTGCCACTTGCCGCCGGGCGGTCTGATGGTTTTGCCATTGACCATCGGACACCGATTGATCGGTCTTCTCGAACTCGTGTCCCGGGAGGGCGACGTCAACTTTGCGAAGTCGGAAGACCTGTTCAAGACCGTGGCCGAACACTTGGCGCTGGCATTGAGCTCTGCTTTGATGTTCGAGCACGTCGAGAGGCAGGCGTCGTTCGACCCCTTGACCGGGATCGCCAACCATCGGGCGATGCAGGAGTTCTTGCACCGTCGGATCCTGGAAGCCCAGCGTTCCCGTTCGACGATCGGAGTGATCATGTTGGACGTCGACCATTTCCGTCTCTTCAACGAGACGGAAGGTCACGACGCCGGTGACAAGGTCCTCAAGATGGTGGCCAACGCCTTGAACCGTTGCGTCCGGCCCTATGATCTGGCGGCCCGGTACGGCGGGGAAGAGTTCACCGTGATCATGCCGGGAGCGAACGCGGAAGTGGCGACGGCCGTCGCGGAGCGCGTCCGCCAGGAGATCCAGCGGATCGACTTCATCTCGGCTTCGGGGGAGCGCCGCCAGGTCACGGCCAGCTTCGGATGCGCGATCTATCCGGACAACGCGGCCGACTCGGCTTCGATCCTGAAGGCGGCCGATTCGGCGCTCTACGAAGCGAAGGCCAGGAGCCGTAACGCGACCGTCCTCTATGGCGGTACGTTCGTGCAGAAGCGGTCGACCGACGGCCCGACGGTGGTCGACGACGCCCGCGAAGCCGTCCCGATCGCGTTCCGTGAGCAGTGCGAGGCGTTCCTCGACCGTTGCCGGCCCTACATCGGCCACGCGGTGTCCCAACTCGGCTTGCCCGCGTCCCAGTCGCACACTTTGCAGGCGGCAGCGCTGTTGTGGCCGTATTGGGCGACACCGGACGGCGCGGCCGGACTGTCCAGGGCAGGCGGCGGTCTTGTCGCGGTCGCGTCGGTCTTGAAGTGGATCGATGAACGCTACGACGGTCGGGGCAAAGACGGGGTGCAGGGCGCTTCGATCCCTGTGCTGACCCGGATCCTTTCCGTGATCCGCGCGCTTGTGTCGCACGATCACAAGGCGTCGGGCGACGACGAGGGACGTTACGACCCGATGATCCTGGCCGTCCTTTCAGAAGCGGACCTTGCGGCCTGA
- a CDS encoding 30S ribosomal protein S18, whose protein sequence is MAEKVAADDGRGDGKAKKARKRKVSFLTTNKIDYVDYKDVAVLRRFLTDRGKILSSRQTGNTAKQQRMIARAIKRAREMALLPFVVTDLTDEPRAPRPPRGE, encoded by the coding sequence ATGGCCGAAAAAGTCGCTGCAGACGACGGTCGTGGTGACGGTAAGGCCAAGAAGGCTCGGAAGCGCAAAGTCAGCTTTCTGACCACGAACAAGATCGACTACGTCGACTACAAGGACGTCGCCGTCCTCCGGCGCTTCCTGACGGACCGCGGCAAGATCCTTTCTAGCCGCCAGACCGGGAACACCGCCAAACAGCAGCGCATGATCGCCAGGGCCATCAAGCGGGCCCGGGAAATGGCCCTCTTGCCGTTCGTCGTGACGGACCTGACGGACGAACCGCGCGCTCCGCGTCCGCCTCGAGGCGAATAA
- the trxA gene encoding thioredoxin encodes MGSNLAVSTADFEKEVLQSELPVLVDFWATWCRPCIAIGPSVEEIASEMTGKAKVFKVNVDEEGDVAMKYGVTSIPALLVFKGGQMVDHLVGAYPKDQIKALIERHV; translated from the coding sequence ATGGGATCGAACCTCGCCGTGTCCACAGCCGATTTCGAAAAAGAAGTGCTTCAGTCCGAACTCCCGGTCCTCGTGGACTTCTGGGCGACCTGGTGCCGCCCGTGCATCGCGATCGGGCCGTCGGTCGAAGAGATCGCTTCGGAAATGACCGGGAAAGCCAAAGTCTTCAAGGTCAACGTGGACGAAGAGGGCGACGTCGCGATGAAATACGGCGTCACCAGCATTCCCGCCTTACTGGTCTTCAAAGGGGGCCAGATGGTCGACCACCTTGTCGGAGCCTATCCGAAAGACCAGATCAAAGCCCTGATCGAACGGCACGTCTGA